In Fragaria vesca subsp. vesca linkage group LG1, FraVesHawaii_1.0, whole genome shotgun sequence, the sequence CCAGCATCTGAAATAGTTAAGAGAGATCTCTCCACAAGTACATCAATCCCAATAGTTGCATGAAAGCCACAACTCTTGAGTACTTCTATTACTGCATTTTTCTCATATCCTTTGTATAAACATGCAATATCTAGAAAGATATTCTTCTCATCGTCATCTAGACCATCATAACTTATTTTAAGTGTCTCGAAAATTTCTGCATTACGAACTTCTCTCAATTTTGCCAACGTACTTTCCCATGCACTAGGACCTCTTCCATGCAAAAGAGATCCCAAGACTTTAAGAGCTAGAGGGAGACCTTTAGCATAATTCACAACTTGATTAGACAAATCACGGTAACTTTGTTCAGGGTAATCTTTCTTAAAGGCGTTCTGGCAAAAAAGCTGAAGAGCTTCAATAGTATTTAGTCCTTGGACCTCATATCTTCTCAGCACTCCATGTTTAACTAACAGGTGAGCATCTCTAGTTGTAATGATAATTATGCTTCCAAAACCAAACCAGTCTTCCTTTCCAGCCAAGTACTCCAAATGGTCCGAATGATTAACATCATCAAGAACGAGAAGAACCCTTTTGTGACGTAGAAATCTCTTTATCATTGTGGCTCCTTCATGAACATCCCGTACGTTAGTCCTAGAAATAAGTTCCTTTTGTAACTGAACCAGACCCCTTCTTTCTTCATTGCTTCTAACATTAGAAATAAAGCCCCTGAACTCAAACTGATTAGAGATTTGATCAAAAAGTACTTTGGCAATCGTTGTCTTACCAATTCCACCCATTCCCCATACCCCTATAAAGTGAATATCATTCATCCCTACACCTAAAAGCGATTTAACTGCTTCTACTCTTGAATCAATCCCAACTAGGTTCTCCATTGAACTAAACAATGTTGGGCGTGATTGCATCCTTACTGCAGCAACAATGTTCTTGATGAGCTCCGATTCATACCTGGAATAGATGAGAAACAATATTGACCAGTTTCTTCATGCTGCAGTGACACTCACATACATAGAAGAGGCAGAAATTAAAGAAATAAATTGAATGAATACCTGTAGTCCTTTGAATTCCACCCAGAGTAAGTTTGACACTTTTGTTAGAGCAGCTCTCCACTTTTGCACCTTCTCTGTGTCGTCACTAGGTCTCTTTTCATGTTTGGTGAAGGCTTCTGCAAAATTTCCAGTTTGTCGTCTCACTTCACAGGGATCGACATTATAGAATATTGGATAAATTGTTTTCCTAGCTTCCATGCACTCAAGAATCTTCAAAAGTTCATCCAAGCACCATGCTGAAGATGCATAATTTAGTGAGAGTACGACGAGTGCAATATTTGATTCTTCAATTGCAGCGAAAAGTTCCGTAGAAATAGATTTCCCTTTTTGGAGCTCACGGTCATCCATGAAAGTTTTTATTCCCTGATCTTCCAGTGAATTGTATAAGTAGTTTGTATAACCGTTCCGGGTGTCTATACCTCGGAAACTTAGAAAGACATCATATTTCCATTCAGAAGTTGACGAAGGAAAAGATGTAGAGGCTCTTTCTGAACTCATTGTGACTGGAAACTACTGTCTTATCTGTCACTGTTTATTGGAGATTGTCTCGGGATCATGAACTATATGCCAGGTACCAATTCTAGCATGAAGAACAAGCAATTCGTTTGTTTCCTCCTTCACAGAAATAGATAAAAACTTAGTTATTTAGTGAACC encodes:
- the LOC101310940 gene encoding TMV resistance protein N-like; this encodes MSSERASTSFPSSTSEWKYDVFLSFRGIDTRNGYTNYLYNSLEDQGIKTFMDDRELQKGKSISTELFAAIEESNIALVVLSLNYASSAWCLDELLKILECMEARKTIYPIFYNVDPCEVRRQTGNFAEAFTKHEKRPSDDTEKVQKWRAALTKVSNLLWVEFKGLQV